From Rhodococcus sp. B7740, one genomic window encodes:
- the metF gene encoding methylenetetrahydrofolate reductase [NAD(P)H], protein MTRTPSIVDRLRTEPEARIPFSVEFSPPRDAAAEARLWRAVREFEQLQPAFVSMTYGAGGSTRDRTVRVTGQIAEETTLLPVAHLTAVSHSVDELRSMVGSYADRGITNILVLRGDPPGDPLGDWEKHPDGVEYAEELVRLVRDLGDFHVGVASFPEGHHRAGDLEQDTRCLVGKLRAGAEYSITQMFFDVDDYLRLRDRVSAFDAEQGAKPIIPEIMPITSLRSVRRMLELSGTTLPSHLDEKFTRAAGSGPEEDRAAVREVGIELATNIGERLISEGAPGLHFITLNFARATREVLSNLGLAAARV, encoded by the coding sequence GTGACGAGAACACCGTCCATCGTCGACCGACTACGGACAGAACCCGAGGCCAGGATCCCGTTCTCGGTGGAGTTCTCGCCTCCGCGAGACGCGGCCGCCGAGGCCAGGCTGTGGCGGGCGGTCCGTGAGTTCGAACAACTTCAGCCCGCATTCGTGTCGATGACCTACGGCGCGGGGGGCTCCACCCGTGATCGGACGGTGCGTGTCACCGGTCAGATCGCCGAGGAGACCACCCTTCTGCCTGTGGCGCATCTCACTGCTGTCTCGCACAGTGTGGACGAGCTGCGATCCATGGTGGGGTCGTACGCGGACCGCGGTATCACCAACATCCTCGTACTTCGCGGAGATCCCCCCGGAGATCCACTCGGCGACTGGGAGAAGCATCCGGACGGTGTCGAGTACGCCGAGGAGCTCGTCCGGCTGGTTCGCGATCTCGGCGACTTCCACGTCGGCGTGGCGTCGTTCCCCGAAGGGCACCACCGCGCAGGCGATCTCGAACAGGACACCCGATGCCTGGTCGGGAAGTTGCGGGCGGGAGCGGAGTACTCGATCACTCAGATGTTCTTCGATGTGGACGACTACCTGCGTCTACGTGATCGTGTGTCGGCGTTCGACGCCGAGCAGGGTGCCAAGCCGATCATTCCCGAGATCATGCCCATCACCTCGCTTCGGTCGGTTCGCCGGATGCTCGAGCTCTCGGGCACGACGCTTCCGTCGCACCTGGACGAGAAGTTCACGCGCGCAGCGGGATCCGGCCCCGAGGAGGACCGCGCCGCGGTCCGAGAAGTGGGCATCGAACTCGCGACGAACATCGGTGAGCGCCTGATCTCCGAGGGCGCACCCGGACTGCACTTCATCACTCTCAACTTCGCGCGCGCGACGCGTGAGGTGCTCAGCAACCTGGGGCTTGCAGCCGCGCGAGTGTGA
- a CDS encoding Rv2175c family DNA-binding protein → MSAIPYADDVLDPSESVLQFADVAKILDVPKTRVEQLVRDRQLLALKRSRVPVVPEQFLDSSKGTIVKGLPGLLAVLHDGGYEDEEILRWLFTEDESLPGAPVAALHGDLMREVIRRAQAMAF, encoded by the coding sequence GTGAGTGCCATTCCCTATGCCGACGACGTGCTCGATCCGTCGGAGTCCGTGCTGCAGTTCGCCGATGTCGCGAAGATCCTCGACGTCCCCAAGACCCGCGTCGAACAGCTCGTCCGAGATCGCCAGTTGCTCGCCCTGAAGCGTTCACGCGTGCCCGTCGTACCGGAACAGTTCCTCGATTCGAGCAAGGGCACCATCGTCAAGGGGCTGCCCGGTCTCCTGGCCGTGCTGCACGACGGCGGCTACGAGGACGAGGAAATCCTGCGGTGGCTGTTCACCGAGGACGAGAGCCTGCCGGGTGCACCCGTCGCTGCTCTGCACGGCGACCTGATGCGCGAAGTGATCAGGCGCGCACAGGCCATGGCCTTCTAG
- a CDS encoding glycosyltransferase, whose product MKDRVLARTTATAAVLAAASAAVSEFNSRFMPSLHSPEQDVTESVVVCVPARNEAATLPALIGDLAKQRSCTDLRVIVLDDDSTDGTASAARAAAGGDPRIRVVTSGVAPPAGWTGKAAACAELARLADEDDPTTSLIVFVDADVRLEPEAVAAAARMLRRRGASLLCPWPEQLAESTVERLVQPLLAWSWMSTLPVPLGNATLAPSMAVACGQFMAFDAAAYRAVGGHGCVAASATEDLDLARVLRRRGFSTAVASGAGFVRCRMYRSAAELRSGYSRWLWNEFGGPAGSVAAALALTVVYVLPPITALTSSGVARRLGYAGYLAGTVSRMSVRRRETGSRFGVGDAVDAALHPVSILAFVGLVAESHVRRRRGSLSWKSRPMPPPHT is encoded by the coding sequence GTGAAAGACCGCGTGCTCGCGCGAACGACGGCCACCGCTGCCGTCCTCGCGGCTGCGTCGGCCGCGGTGTCGGAGTTCAACTCTCGGTTCATGCCGAGCCTGCACTCCCCGGAGCAGGACGTCACCGAAAGCGTCGTCGTCTGTGTTCCCGCCCGCAACGAGGCCGCAACGCTTCCCGCGCTGATCGGCGATCTCGCGAAGCAACGATCGTGCACGGATCTGCGAGTGATCGTCCTCGACGACGACTCGACCGACGGAACGGCCTCCGCTGCCCGCGCGGCTGCAGGCGGTGATCCGAGGATTCGCGTCGTGACCTCCGGTGTCGCTCCCCCGGCCGGCTGGACCGGTAAGGCCGCCGCGTGCGCCGAGCTCGCGAGACTGGCCGACGAGGACGACCCGACGACGTCGTTGATCGTGTTCGTCGATGCCGATGTGCGCCTGGAACCGGAGGCCGTGGCGGCAGCGGCCCGCATGCTGCGACGGCGCGGTGCCTCCCTGCTGTGCCCGTGGCCGGAGCAACTGGCCGAGAGCACCGTCGAGCGGCTGGTCCAGCCCCTGCTCGCATGGTCGTGGATGTCCACGCTTCCCGTCCCTCTCGGCAACGCGACGCTCGCACCGTCGATGGCGGTCGCCTGCGGGCAGTTCATGGCTTTCGACGCCGCCGCCTACCGGGCCGTGGGGGGCCACGGCTGCGTCGCCGCGAGCGCAACCGAGGACCTGGATCTGGCACGCGTTCTGCGTCGGCGGGGGTTCTCCACCGCGGTGGCGTCGGGTGCGGGGTTCGTTCGATGCCGGATGTACCGATCGGCAGCGGAGTTGCGGTCCGGCTACAGCAGGTGGTTGTGGAACGAGTTCGGTGGACCGGCCGGTTCGGTGGCGGCGGCCCTGGCACTGACCGTCGTGTACGTGCTGCCCCCGATCACTGCGCTCACCTCCTCGGGTGTCGCGCGTCGCCTCGGCTACGCCGGCTATCTCGCAGGCACGGTGTCACGGATGTCCGTGCGGCGGCGCGAGACGGGATCGCGGTTCGGGGTGGGCGACGCAGTCGACGCCGCGCTGCACCCGGTCTCGATTCTCGCCTTCGTCGGACTCGTCGCAGAGTCCCACGTGCGCAGGCGTCGCGGCTCGCTGTCGTGGAAGTCGCGCCCGATGCCTCCGCCGCACACCTGA
- a CDS encoding alpha-(1->6)-mannopyranosyltransferase A: MSSISSHSTSEDRSSDGPLPSDSRRPSRVTATGNFLRSPEGKAAILGVVGAVCIVFGGFGAGSVRRRDPLLEEMHLSWLRFGHGFVLSTIIVWVGVLLMITAWVRLGRATLHGRTTVGELRWIVPAWTAPLLLSVPMFSRDAYSYLAQGALLRDGFDPYAVGPVANPGVLLDNVSNVWTTTTAPYGPLFLLLGRGITSLTGDNVIAGTMLLRLTMLPGLALMMWAVPRLAKHLGGRATTAVWLAVLNPLVLIHLIGGVHNELLMVGLMTAGIVLTLEHRHVGGIALVAIAVAIKATAGLALPFLVWIWMLHLREKAQAEGRKPMSPALAFVKTAGIGASVFVAVFAVASVIAGVGIGWLTALSGSAKIINWLSLPTILAHLVTVGTSWFLDLRLGPVLDVTRLLCAIALVVVLAVAWWLGRRSERDAVKGILIALVATVVLSPAALPWYYSWPLAIAAGFALSRTTLMILTGLSTWLMLVFQPDGSIGLYTFGHVALAIFAAVVAALALTRVDPLRLRSDRSREHRAVPNAPKTPATEPTGDESTS, translated from the coding sequence ATGTCTTCGATCTCGTCGCACTCCACCTCCGAGGATCGATCGTCGGACGGCCCCCTGCCCTCGGATTCGCGACGACCGTCCAGAGTGACCGCAACGGGCAACTTCCTTCGCAGTCCCGAGGGCAAGGCCGCGATACTCGGTGTGGTCGGTGCCGTGTGCATCGTGTTCGGCGGGTTCGGGGCCGGCAGTGTGCGCAGGCGCGATCCGTTGCTCGAGGAGATGCACCTGTCGTGGCTGCGATTCGGCCACGGATTCGTCCTGTCGACCATCATCGTCTGGGTCGGCGTACTGCTGATGATCACCGCCTGGGTTCGGCTCGGGCGTGCGACTCTGCACGGCCGCACCACGGTGGGTGAACTGCGCTGGATCGTCCCGGCATGGACCGCACCGCTACTGCTGTCGGTGCCGATGTTCAGCCGCGACGCGTACTCGTACCTGGCGCAGGGCGCTCTGCTCCGCGACGGATTCGATCCGTATGCCGTTGGCCCCGTTGCCAATCCGGGAGTTCTGCTCGACAACGTCAGCAATGTCTGGACCACCACCACTGCGCCGTACGGCCCGTTGTTCCTGCTGCTCGGCCGCGGAATCACCAGCCTGACCGGCGACAACGTGATCGCTGGAACCATGTTGCTGCGCCTGACGATGTTGCCGGGTCTGGCATTGATGATGTGGGCGGTTCCGCGGCTGGCGAAGCACCTCGGCGGCCGAGCGACCACCGCGGTGTGGCTCGCCGTCCTCAACCCTCTGGTCCTGATCCACCTGATCGGCGGGGTGCACAACGAGTTGCTCATGGTGGGCCTGATGACCGCGGGAATCGTGCTGACGCTCGAGCATCGACACGTGGGCGGCATCGCGCTGGTCGCCATCGCGGTGGCGATCAAGGCCACAGCAGGCCTCGCGCTGCCTTTCCTGGTGTGGATCTGGATGCTCCATCTGCGGGAGAAGGCACAGGCGGAGGGACGAAAGCCGATGTCGCCCGCCCTGGCGTTCGTCAAGACCGCCGGCATCGGAGCCTCCGTCTTCGTTGCCGTGTTCGCCGTGGCGTCGGTGATCGCCGGAGTCGGAATCGGTTGGCTGACCGCTCTTTCCGGATCGGCCAAGATCATCAACTGGCTCTCGCTGCCCACGATCCTGGCGCACCTGGTGACCGTCGGCACGTCGTGGTTCCTCGATCTCCGCCTCGGACCCGTTCTCGATGTGACTCGTCTGCTGTGCGCGATAGCGCTGGTGGTCGTTCTGGCGGTGGCCTGGTGGTTGGGCCGCAGATCCGAACGCGATGCGGTCAAGGGCATCCTGATCGCCCTGGTCGCCACCGTCGTGCTCTCCCCCGCGGCCCTGCCCTGGTACTACTCGTGGCCACTGGCGATCGCCGCAGGCTTCGCCCTTTCGCGCACGACCCTGATGATCCTGACGGGTCTGTCGACGTGGCTCATGCTCGTCTTCCAACCCGACGGATCGATCGGCCTGTACACCTTCGGACACGTCGCACTGGCGATCTTCGCCGCGGTCGTCGCAGCTCTGGCGCTGACACGCGTCGATCCGCTGCGTTTACGATCGGACCGATCCAGGGAACACCGTGCCGTGCCGAACGCGCCCAAGACCCCAGCAACGGAACCGACCGGAGACGAATCCACGTCATGA
- a CDS encoding LppM family (lipo)protein — MPWHDVAVQSTSRTPHRTHRRRVLSVVALALLVAPMLAGCLRVQVTMGVSANDRVAGQIVAASVPTSDSDTGPELVVPSSIEDKVRVEPYDQDGYVGSQAIFDDLSFGDVQTLGSIFQNAAGSFQLTLQRSGDTVTLAGNADLSSVPVQGTDVQFTIAFPARIGTTNGTRESDNSISWKLPAGEVTSVRAEVNYPDPNTRSFAGWAGIVGGVTVGVAAIVGAMAWVSRNPPLRGRGSRGTEPGSSTERTSV, encoded by the coding sequence ATGCCCTGGCACGATGTCGCTGTGCAGTCGACATCGCGAACACCTCATCGAACCCACCGCCGCCGCGTTCTCTCGGTGGTCGCACTGGCCCTGCTGGTCGCGCCGATGCTGGCCGGTTGCCTGCGCGTGCAGGTCACGATGGGCGTGTCGGCGAACGACCGTGTCGCAGGTCAGATCGTGGCGGCCAGCGTGCCGACATCGGACTCCGACACCGGCCCGGAACTGGTGGTTCCCTCCTCGATCGAGGACAAGGTTCGCGTCGAGCCGTACGACCAGGACGGATACGTCGGATCGCAGGCCATCTTCGACGATCTCTCGTTCGGCGACGTGCAGACCCTCGGCTCGATCTTCCAGAACGCGGCCGGATCGTTCCAGCTGACACTGCAGCGATCGGGTGACACCGTCACTCTTGCCGGCAACGCCGATCTGTCCTCCGTTCCGGTTCAGGGCACGGACGTACAGTTCACCATCGCGTTCCCGGCCCGCATCGGCACCACCAACGGCACCCGCGAGAGCGACAACTCGATCTCCTGGAAGTTGCCGGCAGGCGAGGTCACCTCGGTGCGCGCCGAGGTCAACTATCCCGATCCCAACACCAGAAGCTTCGCCGGCTGGGCCGGCATCGTGGGCGGGGTGACGGTCGGTGTCGCGGCCATCGTCGGAGCCATGGCCTGGGTGTCGCGCAATCCACCGCTGCGGGGCCGCGGCTCGCGCGGTACCGAGCCGGGAAGCTCGACCGAGAGAACATCTGTGTGA
- a CDS encoding phytoene/squalene synthase family protein translates to MKELDGIDPELHAAYRICRELNAQHGKTYFLATRLLPTDKRAGVHALYGFARMVDDIVDLEGTDIAVGSDELNARRIVELDVIESRVRDALAGKPLSDSVSDQVLSALCDTVARYDIPHDYFFAFMHSMRMDIPGSPMFVSRYRTMEQLREYMYGSAAVIGLQMLPILGTVVERSVAEPPAAALGEAFQLTNFIRDMGEDLDRDRIYLPTDELAAFGVDEELLRWCRTTGSVDARVTRALAHLIAVTRSIYRTSDAGIEMLDPRVRPSMRTASILYGRILDEVESQGYRVLSQRATVPQWTRARIALPQFAVTGFKRATVR, encoded by the coding sequence ATGAAAGAACTCGACGGTATCGATCCTGAACTGCACGCGGCGTACCGCATCTGCCGCGAACTCAACGCCCAACACGGCAAGACGTATTTCCTCGCGACTCGCCTGCTCCCCACCGACAAGCGCGCAGGAGTACATGCGCTGTACGGGTTCGCCCGGATGGTCGACGACATCGTCGACCTCGAAGGCACCGACATCGCCGTGGGATCGGACGAGCTCAATGCCCGTCGCATCGTCGAACTCGATGTGATCGAATCCAGGGTGCGCGACGCATTGGCGGGAAAACCCCTGTCCGACAGCGTGTCCGATCAGGTGTTGAGCGCGTTGTGCGACACCGTGGCGCGCTACGACATTCCGCACGACTATTTCTTCGCGTTCATGCACTCGATGCGTATGGACATTCCGGGGAGTCCGATGTTCGTCTCGCGCTATCGCACGATGGAGCAGTTGCGCGAGTACATGTACGGCTCCGCCGCCGTGATCGGACTGCAGATGTTGCCGATCCTGGGAACCGTCGTCGAGCGGTCCGTGGCCGAGCCCCCGGCCGCAGCCCTGGGCGAGGCGTTCCAGCTGACCAACTTCATCCGCGACATGGGTGAGGACCTCGATCGCGACCGCATCTACCTGCCCACCGACGAGCTCGCGGCGTTCGGCGTCGACGAAGAACTACTCCGGTGGTGCCGCACCACGGGCAGTGTCGACGCCAGGGTCACCCGCGCCCTCGCACACCTGATCGCCGTCACCCGCTCGATCTACCGCACGTCCGATGCAGGCATCGAGATGCTGGATCCGCGAGTGCGGCCGTCGATGCGCACGGCGTCCATCCTGTACGGCCGCATACTCGACGAGGTCGAGTCACAGGGCTACCGTGTGCTCTCCCAACGCGCGACGGTGCCGCAGTGGACCAGAGCGCGCATAGCGCTGCCGCAGTTCGCCGTCACCGGCTTCAAGCGCGCGACGGTTCGCTAG
- the crtI gene encoding phytoene desaturase family protein: MSSIRTVSGTTDTVVVVGAGLAGLAAGLHLLGAGRKVTIVEREETVGGRVGVYPVSDADGTHLYDIDNGASVLTMPNLVLEALAAVGADFESTTPPIRLTALSPSYHTRYADGTSIDVYSDPEAMAAEVERTCGPAEAQGYRELRRWLADIFDAEFDRFIDSNFDSPLDLVGSKAAISDTATLTRLGGFGRLGPRVDKFLKDTRLRRVFTFQALYAGMAPQKALAVYGAIAHMDTSLGVFFPEGGMAAIARAMADAFVTAGGTLELGTEIVDITVDRGRADSVITAAGGRIACDALVLTADLPVVDRLLDRASVSKKGRRNGYGVVSPSAVVAHGTVPADVTATWPARAHHTIDFGDEWAETFRRITARAGKGSLMADPSLLITRPSVSDTQLEMVRDGVRCEPVSILAPCPNLDSAPLPWNELAQPYLREILTTMEGRGYKGLLDGFTLDHIDTPETWAQKGMISGSPFSSAHVFRQTGPFRRKNMVAGLDNVVLAGSGTTPGVGVPTVLVSGKLAAERVTGRTGR; this comes from the coding sequence ATGTCTTCGATCCGCACGGTCTCCGGCACCACCGACACCGTGGTCGTCGTAGGAGCCGGTTTGGCCGGCCTGGCCGCCGGTCTGCATCTGCTGGGAGCAGGCAGGAAAGTCACCATCGTCGAGCGCGAGGAGACCGTGGGCGGCCGCGTCGGGGTGTACCCGGTATCGGACGCCGACGGAACGCACCTGTACGACATCGACAACGGCGCGAGCGTGCTCACGATGCCGAACCTGGTGCTCGAGGCGCTCGCCGCCGTGGGTGCCGACTTCGAGTCGACCACGCCGCCGATTCGGCTGACCGCTCTGTCGCCGTCCTATCACACGCGTTACGCCGACGGCACGTCCATCGACGTCTACTCCGATCCCGAGGCCATGGCGGCCGAGGTCGAGCGAACCTGCGGCCCGGCCGAGGCGCAGGGATATCGAGAACTGCGACGCTGGCTCGCCGACATCTTCGACGCCGAGTTCGACCGCTTCATCGACTCGAACTTCGATTCACCGCTCGATCTCGTGGGATCGAAAGCTGCGATCTCCGACACCGCTACGCTGACCAGACTGGGCGGCTTCGGCCGCCTCGGGCCACGCGTCGACAAGTTCCTGAAGGACACTCGCCTGCGTCGCGTGTTCACGTTCCAGGCGCTCTACGCCGGCATGGCACCTCAGAAGGCGCTCGCGGTCTACGGAGCCATCGCACACATGGACACCTCGCTCGGAGTGTTCTTCCCGGAAGGCGGGATGGCGGCCATCGCACGGGCCATGGCCGACGCGTTCGTCACCGCGGGTGGCACGCTCGAACTCGGCACCGAGATCGTCGACATCACCGTCGACCGAGGTCGTGCCGACTCCGTGATCACCGCAGCCGGCGGTCGAATCGCTTGCGACGCACTCGTTCTCACCGCGGACCTGCCCGTCGTCGACCGACTGCTCGACCGGGCGTCGGTGTCGAAGAAGGGCCGCCGGAACGGATACGGCGTGGTCTCGCCGTCGGCGGTCGTCGCGCACGGAACCGTTCCCGCCGACGTGACGGCGACGTGGCCCGCGCGCGCACATCACACCATCGACTTCGGTGACGAATGGGCCGAGACCTTCCGCCGGATCACCGCAAGGGCGGGCAAGGGGTCCTTGATGGCCGATCCGTCGCTGCTGATCACCCGACCGTCGGTCAGCGATACCCAACTCGAGATGGTGCGTGACGGTGTCCGATGCGAGCCGGTGTCGATCCTCGCACCGTGCCCCAATCTCGACAGCGCGCCCCTTCCCTGGAACGAATTGGCGCAGCCGTACCTTCGCGAGATCCTGACGACCATGGAAGGTCGGGGGTACAAGGGCCTACTCGACGGATTCACACTCGACCACATCGACACTCCCGAGACCTGGGCGCAGAAAGGCATGATCTCCGGTTCGCCGTTCTCGTCGGCGCACGTGTTTCGGCAGACCGGGCCGTTCCGACGCAAGAACATGGTCGCCGGGCTCGACAACGTGGTTCTCGCCGGCTCGGGCACGACGCCCGGAGTGGGCGTTCCCACGGTTCTGGTGTCGGGAAAGCTCGCCGCAGAGCGGGTGACGGGGCGCACGGGACGGTAG
- a CDS encoding polyprenyl synthetase family protein, translating into MRTAVDATLAEFFTSRRDVVDTVGGGYPAAVADLEAFVLRGGKRMRPAFAWTAWLGAGGESTGARADAVLRACSALELIQACALIHDDIIDSSSTRRGFPTVHVGFAQRHRDAGWSGGADHFGESAAILVGDLALCWADDLLRESGIDADAARRVQPVWSAMRTEVLGGQLLDIEAEAGTDESVAAAMRVNRYKTAAYTVERPLHLGAVLADADENLISAYRNFGADIGIAFQLRDDLLGVFGDPEVTGKPSGDDITEGKRTVLIALALEKADRTRPDRAATIRASLGTELDANEVADIRSILVELGAVDAVEKQIDELGTRAVAALDNSSIEPVAAAHLRAMATAAIQRQY; encoded by the coding sequence ATGCGCACGGCCGTCGACGCGACGCTCGCCGAGTTCTTCACCTCACGCCGAGATGTCGTCGACACCGTCGGTGGCGGCTATCCCGCTGCGGTGGCCGACCTCGAGGCCTTCGTACTTCGCGGTGGCAAGCGCATGCGCCCTGCATTCGCCTGGACCGCATGGCTCGGTGCAGGCGGTGAATCCACCGGTGCCCGAGCGGACGCAGTGCTGCGGGCGTGCTCGGCGCTCGAACTGATCCAGGCCTGCGCCCTCATCCACGACGACATCATCGATTCCTCCAGTACCCGACGCGGTTTCCCGACCGTGCACGTCGGGTTCGCCCAACGGCACCGAGACGCGGGGTGGTCCGGCGGCGCGGACCATTTCGGTGAATCGGCAGCGATCCTCGTCGGCGATCTCGCCCTGTGTTGGGCAGACGATCTCCTGCGCGAGTCCGGCATCGACGCCGATGCCGCACGACGGGTCCAACCGGTGTGGTCGGCGATGCGCACGGAGGTTCTCGGCGGCCAGTTGCTCGACATCGAAGCCGAGGCAGGCACCGACGAGAGTGTCGCGGCTGCCATGCGAGTCAACCGATACAAGACCGCTGCCTACACCGTCGAGCGGCCGCTGCATCTCGGCGCAGTCCTCGCCGATGCCGACGAGAACCTGATCTCGGCCTACCGCAACTTCGGTGCGGACATCGGAATCGCGTTCCAGCTGCGCGACGACCTCCTCGGGGTGTTCGGCGATCCCGAGGTCACCGGCAAACCGTCGGGCGACGACATCACCGAGGGCAAACGCACCGTGCTGATCGCGCTGGCGCTGGAGAAAGCCGACCGGACCCGGCCGGATCGTGCAGCCACGATCAGGGCCAGCCTCGGAACCGAACTCGACGCGAACGAAGTGGCCGACATACGTTCCATCCTCGTCGAACTCGGCGCAGTGGACGCGGTCGAGAAACAGATCGACGAACTCGGGACCCGGGCCGTTGCCGCCCTCGACAACAGTTCGATCGAACCGGTCGCTGCCGCGCACCTGCGTGCCATGGCAACCGCCGCCATCCAACGGCAGTACTGA
- the pknB gene encoding Stk1 family PASTA domain-containing Ser/Thr kinase has product MLDRRYRIDAPIARGGMSTVYRGLDTRLDRPVAVKIMDPKFAEDPQFVQRFEFEARAVARLSHPGLVAVYDHGRDGEHAFLVMELVEGGTLRELLRERGPMPPHAAAAVVRPVLDALAVAHRAGLVHRDIKPENILISDDGDVKIADFGLVRAIAASTVTSSSVILGTAAYLSPEQVTTGSASASSDVYGVGVVLFELLTGRTPFTGDTSLSIAYQRIDNDVPRPSTLIAGVPPQFDEVVQRATVRDPEHRYRNADDMARALRAAASALALPEYRVPAPKRSAEHLSSAAAGAPTTVAGNRPPSAHTQVVDNSPPPPQQHGVQHTRVVTSPTSRGVDDSQEPFDGPPPGPLPTGRRHYEFPDFDADRQRSRRAIVIWLLVVALLAVLVGFGGWWMGSGRYTAVPVVDGLDTTGATSAVEAAGLEAAVRGTYSDSVDTDLLIGTDPTGGSRIAKGDTVFLLVSLGSPTVPSIDADASVEDMEQQLRDRTFTPVDGGEAFSTSAPIGGVAALDPPPGTVLTTGSSVTVLRSKGAPPVEVPDVRGQSVDQARTTLESVGITVGEVREAFDEDTDGGKAIGTTPEAGETVRSGSTAVLEVSNAVTVPSLLGRSVGSARTTLETLGLPIDVRQVVDTDGSLVISQSPGAGSRVEPGSEVKVVSLP; this is encoded by the coding sequence ATGCTCGATCGTCGATACCGAATAGACGCACCGATCGCGCGCGGCGGTATGTCGACGGTCTACCGCGGACTCGACACCAGGCTCGACCGCCCCGTGGCGGTGAAGATCATGGACCCGAAGTTCGCCGAGGACCCCCAGTTCGTGCAACGCTTCGAGTTCGAGGCACGTGCCGTGGCCAGGCTCAGCCACCCGGGCCTCGTCGCCGTCTACGACCACGGGCGCGACGGCGAACACGCCTTCCTCGTCATGGAACTCGTCGAGGGCGGAACTCTGCGTGAACTGCTGCGCGAGCGCGGTCCGATGCCTCCGCACGCTGCCGCGGCCGTCGTTCGCCCGGTCCTCGACGCACTCGCCGTCGCACACCGAGCCGGCCTCGTGCACCGCGACATCAAACCCGAGAACATCCTGATCAGCGACGACGGCGACGTGAAGATCGCCGACTTCGGTCTCGTCCGGGCCATCGCAGCGTCCACCGTGACGTCGAGCAGTGTGATTCTGGGCACCGCCGCGTACCTGTCTCCCGAGCAGGTCACCACCGGCTCCGCGTCCGCGAGCAGCGACGTGTACGGCGTCGGTGTCGTGTTGTTCGAGCTTCTGACCGGACGCACACCGTTCACCGGCGACACCTCACTGTCCATCGCATACCAGCGCATCGACAACGACGTACCACGCCCCTCCACCCTCATCGCCGGCGTTCCCCCGCAGTTCGACGAGGTGGTCCAACGGGCCACCGTCCGCGACCCGGAGCACCGGTACCGCAATGCCGACGACATGGCCCGTGCCCTGCGCGCTGCCGCATCGGCGCTCGCGCTGCCCGAGTATCGCGTGCCCGCACCCAAACGCTCGGCCGAGCACCTGAGCTCGGCCGCGGCCGGAGCACCGACGACGGTGGCAGGCAACCGTCCGCCGTCCGCTCACACCCAGGTCGTGGACAATTCTCCGCCCCCGCCCCAGCAACACGGGGTGCAGCACACCCGGGTGGTCACCTCGCCCACGTCCCGAGGCGTCGATGACAGCCAGGAACCGTTCGACGGGCCGCCGCCAGGGCCACTCCCGACCGGCCGACGGCACTACGAGTTCCCCGACTTCGACGCCGATCGCCAACGATCGCGCCGCGCGATCGTCATCTGGCTCCTCGTCGTCGCCCTGCTCGCCGTCTTGGTCGGCTTCGGCGGTTGGTGGATGGGCTCCGGGCGATACACAGCTGTCCCGGTGGTGGACGGGCTCGACACCACCGGTGCGACCAGCGCCGTGGAGGCGGCCGGCCTCGAGGCCGCGGTGCGCGGAACCTACTCCGACTCGGTGGACACCGATCTTCTCATCGGCACCGACCCCACCGGCGGATCGCGAATTGCCAAGGGCGACACGGTGTTTCTCCTGGTGTCCTTGGGTAGCCCCACGGTTCCGTCCATCGACGCGGACGCATCCGTCGAAGACATGGAACAGCAATTGCGAGACCGGACTTTCACACCCGTCGACGGCGGCGAGGCCTTCAGTACCTCCGCACCGATCGGCGGAGTCGCGGCACTGGACCCACCTCCGGGCACGGTCCTGACCACCGGCAGCTCGGTCACGGTCCTACGCAGCAAAGGCGCACCGCCGGTCGAGGTACCCGACGTACGTGGGCAGAGCGTGGACCAGGCCCGAACGACGCTGGAATCGGTCGGCATCACCGTCGGCGAGGTTCGAGAGGCCTTCGACGAGGACACCGACGGCGGAAAGGCGATCGGGACGACGCCGGAAGCCGGCGAGACGGTGAGATCCGGGTCGACCGCGGTGCTTGAGGTATCCAATGCCGTCACCGTGCCGTCGCTGCTCGGCCGGTCGGTGGGCTCGGCCCGGACCACCCTCGAAACGTTGGGCCTGCCCATCGACGTCCGTCAGGTGGTGGACACCGACGGATCTCTGGTCATCAGCCAGAGCCCCGGAGCCGGTTCTCGCGTGGAACCGGGGTCCGAGGTCAAGGTCGTCTCGCTGCCCTGA